The following proteins are encoded in a genomic region of Terriglobia bacterium:
- a CDS encoding prenyltransferase/squalene oxidase repeat-containing protein, producing the protein MARIPPQERDIHTPQSSFFPDLLRRAQNPDGGWGYRQGLQSTTEPTAWSILALLAHEGPPDKVISSACDWLRRTQTDEGAWPTSSGKDPGCWVTALACLAMAIAAEGPEGAVSRGTKWLCSTWPAEGNLLWRLRQLRQEKSEIFVHQDHSLRGWGWTPNTASWVEPTAYVMIMLQNLPPQLRPPEASRRLQLAERMLYDRACRGGGWNAGNPLVYGVPGVPRIGPTAWALLALRQHPEHSAVLEGLGWLEEHYQNPRSPASLALTQLCLKVFSRPTRPIEDALCDFYGGSEFLRSTPVVAWASLALGELPRWLGPSSPEKGVI; encoded by the coding sequence TTGGCCAGAATACCGCCGCAGGAGCGAGACATTCATACCCCGCAAAGCAGTTTTTTCCCCGATCTTTTACGCCGCGCTCAGAACCCGGATGGCGGGTGGGGCTATCGGCAAGGACTTCAAAGCACTACTGAGCCGACAGCGTGGTCCATTCTTGCCCTGCTGGCGCATGAAGGTCCACCCGACAAGGTGATCTCCTCTGCCTGCGACTGGCTGCGTCGCACGCAGACCGACGAGGGGGCCTGGCCTACGAGTTCCGGAAAGGATCCCGGATGCTGGGTAACCGCGTTGGCATGCCTGGCGATGGCAATTGCGGCAGAAGGTCCGGAGGGCGCCGTCTCCCGTGGAACAAAATGGCTGTGCAGCACCTGGCCCGCAGAGGGCAACCTTTTGTGGCGCCTGCGCCAGCTCCGGCAGGAGAAGTCTGAAATATTCGTCCACCAGGACCATTCACTTCGAGGGTGGGGCTGGACCCCGAATACAGCAAGCTGGGTGGAGCCCACAGCCTACGTGATGATCATGCTCCAGAATCTCCCTCCGCAACTTCGCCCGCCAGAAGCATCCCGGCGCCTGCAACTGGCTGAGCGGATGCTCTATGACCGCGCCTGCCGCGGCGGCGGATGGAACGCGGGCAATCCACTCGTTTACGGTGTTCCCGGAGTTCCGCGAATCGGGCCAACAGCCTGGGCGCTGCTGGCATTGCGGCAGCATCCGGAGCATTCTGCCGTGCTCGAGGGACTCGGCTGGCTGGAAGAGCACTACCAAAATCCGCGAAGCCCGGCCTCGCTTGCCCTGACTCAATTGTGCCTGAAGGTATTCAGCCGCCCGACCAGGCCGATCGAGGACGCTCTTTGTGACTTCTACGGTGGCAGCGAGTTCCTGCGGAGCACCCCGGTGGTTGCCTGGGCATCGCTGGCCCTGGGCGAGCTTCCCCGCTGGCTTGGACCTTCATCCCCGGAAAAAGGCGTGATATGA